The Corynebacterium marinum DSM 44953 genome contains the following window.
TCGCCGACCACCCCTTCGGGCGCATGCGTATCGACGCCCCCGCCTCCGTCCTCTGCGGCAACTGCGGTTACACCATGGGCTACCAGGAATACTCGGCGGCGCCGGACTGCCCGAACTGCGACCACCCCTTCAACCCGGGCTGCGGGCTGCACGCGCCCTTGTACTTCGAGATCTGAGGAAAGCCGGTACCCCGACATGAACGACCGAGACCCGCACGCCCGCCGGGGCTGGGAGAACTCCATCCTCGGCGGTGGCGAGGAACCCGACGCCCGCTTCACCCTCGCCAACGAGCGGACCTTCCTCGCCTGGACCCGGACCTCCCTGGCCTTCCTCGCCGGCGGCATCGCCCTCGGCGCGTTCCCCCTGGCGGAGATCTCCGATGAGGTGCGGACCCTCGCCGCCATTTTCGTGGTGACCGTCGGCCTGCTCATCTCCGGTGGCGCGGCGGTGAGGTGGCTGCGG
Protein-coding sequences here:
- a CDS encoding CHY zinc finger protein codes for the protein MEVEGREVDEQGRCAHYRGERDVVANRCAVCCLYWACHACHRELADHPFGRMRIDAPASVLCGNCGYTMGYQEYSAAPDCPNCDHPFNPGCGLHAPLYFEI
- a CDS encoding YidH family protein, with the translated sequence MNDRDPHARRGWENSILGGGEEPDARFTLANERTFLAWTRTSLAFLAGGIALGAFPLAEISDEVRTLAAIFVVTVGLLISGGAAVRWLRVERAMRHGRPLPIPGIVPLLSFAAVCACLLTIAMLL